A single genomic interval of Noviherbaspirillum saxi harbors:
- a CDS encoding DUF1329 domain-containing protein has protein sequence MTLKKFTLPSLLCAASLSCAGFGQALAGVTSEEAAQLKSTLTPFGAEKAGNKEGTIPAWSGGYTTAVQGFKNGGRRGDPFANEKPLFSISAKNADQYADKLTDGTKALLKKYPNSYRLDVFQTHRTAAAPQWVYDNTFKNATTAKMNGEVVTGAYGGIPFPIPKSGREIMANHLLHWRGEGWQQEFRQYLMTSDGKRVLASEGNGMYQMPYYFKDAADKFKGDYWMIRLTTSAPAIRAGEAISGLENIDPDKSQAWVYLTGQRRVRKLPNACCDTPTPASAGVMSFDEIDVWNGRGDRFDWKIVGKKEMYIPYNVNGLYTPKSDADVLGANHLNPDHVRWELHRVWVVEATVQQGKRHQAPKSRYYIDEDTWVAVLADRWDANGQLWKTVWSHPVVMPDLPATTPQQQFGFNDLLSGAWYMSGVVNEKNTQYRIMNRMPESSFTGDALAGEGVR, from the coding sequence ATGACACTGAAGAAATTCACTTTGCCAAGCCTGTTGTGCGCGGCCTCACTGAGCTGCGCGGGCTTTGGCCAGGCTCTGGCGGGCGTCACATCTGAAGAAGCGGCACAACTGAAGTCGACACTGACCCCGTTCGGCGCAGAAAAGGCAGGCAACAAGGAAGGCACCATTCCGGCCTGGAGCGGCGGTTATACGACAGCGGTACAGGGTTTCAAGAATGGCGGGCGCAGGGGTGATCCGTTTGCCAACGAAAAACCGCTGTTCAGCATTTCGGCCAAGAATGCGGACCAGTATGCGGACAAGTTGACCGACGGCACCAAGGCCTTGCTCAAAAAATATCCCAACAGCTATCGCCTCGATGTCTTCCAGACGCATCGCACGGCAGCCGCCCCGCAATGGGTGTATGACAACACCTTCAAGAATGCGACCACTGCGAAGATGAATGGCGAAGTCGTGACCGGTGCTTATGGCGGTATTCCGTTTCCGATTCCGAAAAGCGGTCGCGAGATCATGGCCAATCACCTGCTGCACTGGCGCGGCGAAGGGTGGCAGCAGGAATTTCGCCAGTACCTGATGACCTCCGACGGCAAGCGTGTGCTGGCAAGCGAAGGCAATGGCATGTATCAGATGCCGTATTACTTCAAGGATGCCGCGGATAAGTTCAAGGGTGACTACTGGATGATCCGTCTGACCACATCGGCGCCGGCCATCCGTGCCGGCGAGGCGATTTCGGGACTGGAAAACATCGATCCCGACAAGTCCCAGGCCTGGGTGTATCTCACCGGACAGCGCCGCGTGCGCAAGTTGCCCAATGCCTGTTGTGACACCCCCACGCCCGCATCGGCCGGCGTCATGAGTTTCGACGAGATCGATGTCTGGAATGGCCGGGGTGACCGCTTCGACTGGAAGATCGTCGGCAAAAAGGAAATGTATATCCCGTATAACGTTAACGGTCTCTACACGCCGAAGAGCGACGCCGACGTGCTGGGTGCCAATCATCTCAATCCCGACCATGTGCGCTGGGAACTGCATCGCGTGTGGGTGGTCGAGGCAACAGTCCAGCAGGGCAAGCGTCATCAGGCGCCCAAATCGCGTTACTACATTGACGAAGATACCTGGGTAGCCGTCCTTGCCGACCGCTGGGATGCCAACGGTCAGTTATGGAAGACGGTATGGTCGCACCCGGTCGTCATGCCCGACCTGCCTGCGACCACGCCCCAGCAACAATTCGGCTTCAATGACCTGTTGTCCGGTGCCTGGTACATGAGCGGTGTCGTCAACGAGAAGAATACTCAGTATCGGATCATGAACCGGATGCCTGAATCGAGCTTTACCGGCGATGCGCTCGCGGGTGAAGGCGTACGTTAA
- a CDS encoding LysR family transcriptional regulator has protein sequence MRFNKLDLNLLVALDVLLSEQSITRAARKLNLSQSATSGVLARLREYFKDDLLIQVGRIMVRTVLAEQLSNPVRDVLLQIQSTIETKPGFDPARSTRHFRIAASDYSTCVILSRLVRRLGDDAPGISLEIISPRDDTVEQAERGEIDIVLMPRAFTGMEAHSGELLLRDVYCCIVWEGNTLVDYAITMQQYLAMDHVAARFGDRASSFEEWTLHGAGIERRIATTSTHFSILPQLLIGTNRVATLQSRLAALSARYFPIRILQAPMAIPPMEMMMRWHRFLDGDLAHHWLREQLKSAAASGSDSEEEGDAVHAAT, from the coding sequence ATGCGCTTCAATAAACTTGATCTCAATCTGCTGGTCGCGCTTGACGTTCTGCTGAGCGAGCAAAGCATCACCAGGGCAGCGCGCAAACTCAATCTGAGCCAGTCTGCCACCAGCGGTGTGCTGGCCCGCTTGCGCGAGTATTTCAAGGATGATTTGTTGATCCAGGTCGGACGCATCATGGTGCGGACCGTGCTGGCCGAGCAATTGTCCAATCCGGTACGCGACGTGCTGCTGCAGATTCAATCGACTATCGAGACCAAGCCGGGCTTTGATCCGGCACGGTCGACACGGCATTTCCGCATCGCCGCATCCGACTATTCGACCTGCGTGATCCTGTCCAGATTGGTACGTCGGTTGGGCGACGATGCACCCGGCATTTCGCTGGAAATCATATCGCCGCGCGATGACACGGTGGAGCAAGCCGAACGCGGCGAGATCGATATCGTGTTGATGCCGCGCGCCTTTACCGGGATGGAAGCGCATTCCGGCGAACTGCTCCTGCGCGACGTTTATTGCTGCATCGTCTGGGAAGGCAACACCTTGGTGGATTACGCAATCACAATGCAGCAGTACCTGGCGATGGATCATGTTGCAGCACGCTTCGGTGACCGTGCATCGTCATTCGAAGAATGGACATTGCATGGTGCCGGCATCGAACGACGCATTGCCACTACCAGTACCCATTTCAGCATCTTGCCGCAGTTGCTGATCGGGACCAACCGCGTGGCCACGTTGCAGAGTCGGCTCGCCGCATTGTCCGCAAGATATTTTCCGATACGCATCCTGCAAGCGCCGATGGCGATCCCACCGATGGAAATGATGATGCGATGGCATCGCTTTCTCGACGGCGATCTTGCACACCACTGGCTGCGCGAGCAACTCAAGTCGGCGGCTGCGAGCGGGAGCGATTCAGAGGAGGAGGGCGACGCTGTTCACGCAGCGACCTAA
- a CDS encoding alpha/beta hydrolase family protein — protein sequence MFKYFPSNYVWNLSVDLAIEMGARIGEIEEMCAPLQDAAKQSDAAGTKAFRETWSRMADKLCELAAEDESRGRMISAGDKYGRASTYYLTAERLQAHGAEGREALYRRFLDVFVKSIKLAGENCERVEIPYGDAHLSGLYVRAEGASGRAPILVQVNGLDSTKEMKYRVGLPRWLAQRGVSSLVIDQPGTGEALRLHGMHAVYNSEVWASKVVDWLETRNDIDPKRIGLEGVSLGGYYCPRAVAFEPRFACGVVWGANHDWRDVQQKRLQREGSFPVPHYWEHVRWIWGAKDQDDFMRIAESVHLDGVLDRIKVPFLVTHGEKDSQIPLHWAQRTYEQLVNSPRRELKIFTGREGGVQHSSFDNSANAGAYIADWVAEALGGRTSL from the coding sequence ATGTTCAAATATTTTCCCAGCAATTATGTATGGAATCTGTCGGTTGACCTCGCCATCGAAATGGGCGCAAGAATCGGCGAGATTGAAGAGATGTGTGCGCCGCTGCAGGATGCCGCGAAGCAGTCTGACGCCGCCGGCACCAAAGCCTTTCGTGAAACCTGGTCTCGCATGGCAGACAAACTGTGCGAGCTCGCCGCCGAGGACGAATCGCGCGGCCGCATGATTTCTGCCGGTGACAAGTACGGCCGCGCCTCGACCTATTACCTGACGGCGGAACGCCTGCAGGCGCACGGCGCGGAAGGACGCGAGGCGCTGTACCGACGCTTCCTCGACGTGTTCGTCAAGAGCATCAAACTCGCCGGAGAGAATTGCGAACGCGTCGAGATTCCCTATGGCGACGCCCATCTGTCCGGCCTCTATGTCAGGGCAGAAGGTGCATCCGGCAGGGCGCCGATCCTGGTGCAAGTGAACGGCCTCGATTCCACCAAGGAGATGAAGTACCGCGTCGGATTGCCGCGCTGGCTTGCACAGCGTGGTGTTTCCTCACTGGTCATCGACCAGCCCGGCACTGGCGAGGCGCTGCGTCTGCATGGCATGCATGCGGTCTACAACAGCGAGGTGTGGGCCAGCAAGGTGGTCGACTGGCTGGAGACGCGCAACGACATTGACCCCAAGCGCATAGGCCTGGAAGGCGTTTCCCTTGGCGGTTATTACTGTCCGCGTGCCGTTGCTTTCGAGCCGCGCTTCGCCTGCGGCGTGGTGTGGGGCGCCAACCATGATTGGCGAGACGTGCAGCAGAAGCGTCTGCAGCGCGAGGGCAGCTTTCCGGTACCGCATTATTGGGAACATGTGCGTTGGATATGGGGCGCGAAGGATCAGGATGACTTCATGCGGATTGCCGAGAGCGTGCATCTGGATGGCGTACTCGACCGCATCAAGGTGCCCTTTCTGGTCACGCATGGCGAGAAGGATTCCCAAATTCCCCTGCATTGGGCGCAGCGCACCTATGAGCAACTGGTCAACAGTCCCAGGCGCGAATTGAAGATTTTTACCGGCCGCGAAGGCGGGGTGCAGCACTCCAGTTTCGACAATTCCGCAAATGCCGGCGCGTATATCGCCGACTGGGTTGCCGAAGCTCTTGGCGGCCGCACTTCGCTCTGA
- a CDS encoding VOC family protein, producing MNIIGPDALVFGVDDVAACTRYLTDYGLDPVGVTASGGRFEALDGTAVVIAHKDDPALPPAMGTSSMLRKTVYGVADGQTLEAIALELGKDREVRHLPDGSIEAEDDMGFMLGFQVSVRRAIALPAETVNAPGATAQRAVNKTASDEHAVVRPRSLSHVVYFVPDQPKAEAFYVERLGFCCTDRLLGAGPFLRPAGTLDHHTLFLIQTPPFMKGCEHFTFHMGGPTEVMQAGTRMVNKGYQSFWGPGRHKFGSNWFWYFNSPLGCHVEYDADMDLHDATWVAREAPMSADASQVFLFEAREKWAPGGPPPGAGGKAAQH from the coding sequence ATGAATATTATTGGACCTGACGCACTGGTCTTCGGCGTGGACGACGTCGCCGCATGCACCCGATATCTGACCGACTATGGATTGGATCCGGTCGGCGTCACCGCTTCCGGCGGACGTTTCGAGGCGCTGGACGGCACCGCCGTCGTGATTGCACACAAGGATGATCCTGCTTTGCCTCCCGCCATGGGCACCAGCAGCATGCTGCGCAAGACCGTTTATGGAGTGGCGGACGGGCAGACCCTGGAAGCGATTGCGCTCGAACTCGGCAAGGATCGCGAGGTGCGACACCTGCCCGATGGCAGCATCGAAGCCGAAGACGATATGGGTTTCATGCTCGGCTTCCAGGTTAGCGTGCGTCGCGCAATCGCACTGCCGGCCGAGACGGTCAATGCGCCCGGAGCGACGGCACAGCGCGCGGTGAACAAGACGGCATCCGACGAGCACGCGGTGGTTCGCCCAAGATCGTTGTCGCACGTCGTCTATTTCGTGCCCGATCAGCCGAAAGCAGAAGCGTTCTACGTTGAGCGGCTCGGTTTCTGCTGCACCGATCGTCTGCTCGGGGCGGGTCCGTTCCTGCGCCCGGCTGGAACGCTCGATCACCACACGCTGTTTTTGATCCAGACGCCGCCGTTCATGAAGGGCTGCGAGCATTTCACTTTCCACATGGGGGGACCGACCGAAGTGATGCAGGCCGGCACGCGCATGGTGAACAAAGGCTATCAGTCCTTCTGGGGTCCGGGCCGCCACAAGTTCGGCTCGAACTGGTTCTGGTATTTCAACAGTCCGCTCGGCTGCCATGTCGAGTATGACGCGGACATGGATTTGCACGATGCCACCTGGGTGGCGCGCGAAGCACCGATGAGCGCCGATGCATCGCAGGTATTCCTGTTTGAAGCGCGCGAGAAGTGGGCCCCCGGTGGCCCGCCGCCCGGTGCCGGCGGCAAGGCCGCGCAACATTAA
- a CDS encoding Rieske (2Fe-2S) protein translates to MSAGHYLCRLDELPDGDSRGFDPLRQGRDAVLVVRQGARVHAYLDACPHHGGTPMAWRKDAYLNGDRDRIVCSAHGAQFDIATGLCTLGPCLGQSLQPVAVTITQDQDIYIVPNGI, encoded by the coding sequence ATGAGCGCCGGTCACTACCTCTGCCGTCTGGATGAACTTCCGGACGGCGACTCGCGCGGCTTCGATCCCTTGCGCCAGGGGCGGGATGCGGTACTCGTCGTCAGGCAAGGTGCGCGCGTGCATGCCTACCTCGATGCCTGCCCGCACCACGGCGGCACGCCGATGGCGTGGCGCAAGGACGCCTACCTGAACGGCGACCGTGACCGCATCGTCTGCAGCGCTCATGGCGCCCAGTTCGATATCGCCACCGGGCTGTGCACGCTTGGCCCCTGCCTGGGGCAGTCGCTGCAACCGGTGGCCGTCACTATTACACAAGACCAAGACATCTACATCGTGCCAAACGGCATATAG
- a CDS encoding FAD-dependent oxidoreductase — MTSPARSILIIGGGFSGMSAAIELRKQGIDVDLVEIDPGWRSYGAGISLGGATLRAFRTLGILDAFMQRGAASDGLDIFTSSGMPLGSLPTPRLAGPDVPGGGAILRPVLARILAEATRASGAVVRLGCTFHSISQDADGVDVGFTDGSSKRYDLVIGADGLYSTLRETVFPDAPQPKYSGQGVWRAVLARPPEVERAMMWLGPKIKAGVNPVSANEMYLFVTEDRAERVHIDPANFVPMLKDLLAPFAAPLMQEIREQLGEQSQINYRPLEGLLMPRPWYRGRIVLIGDTVHATTPHMASGACIGIEDAIVLAEELARADTVPSALEGFQARRWERCRMVVENSGRLGDIEIAGGDKEEHARIMRETLIALAAPI, encoded by the coding sequence ATGACTTCTCCCGCACGCAGTATCCTGATCATCGGCGGCGGCTTTTCCGGCATGTCGGCCGCCATCGAATTACGCAAGCAAGGGATCGATGTCGACCTTGTCGAGATCGATCCCGGCTGGCGTTCGTATGGCGCCGGCATCAGCCTCGGCGGCGCCACGCTGCGCGCCTTCCGCACGCTCGGCATCCTCGATGCATTCATGCAGCGCGGCGCGGCCTCCGATGGCCTGGACATCTTCACCTCATCCGGCATGCCGCTCGGTAGCCTGCCGACACCTCGCCTTGCAGGCCCGGACGTGCCTGGAGGCGGGGCCATCCTGCGTCCGGTTCTGGCGAGAATTCTTGCAGAAGCGACGCGCGCATCCGGTGCCGTTGTGCGTCTCGGCTGTACGTTTCATTCGATCAGCCAGGACGCAGATGGCGTCGATGTCGGCTTCACCGATGGCAGCAGCAAGCGCTATGACCTTGTGATCGGTGCCGATGGCTTGTATTCGACGCTGCGCGAGACGGTATTTCCGGACGCGCCACAGCCGAAGTACAGCGGCCAGGGCGTCTGGCGCGCAGTGTTGGCACGCCCACCTGAAGTGGAAAGGGCGATGATGTGGCTCGGACCTAAGATTAAAGCCGGCGTCAATCCCGTGTCCGCAAACGAAATGTATTTGTTCGTCACCGAAGACCGGGCGGAACGGGTTCACATCGACCCGGCCAATTTTGTACCGATGCTCAAGGACTTGCTTGCGCCATTCGCTGCGCCGCTGATGCAGGAAATCCGTGAACAGCTCGGCGAGCAATCGCAGATCAACTATCGACCGCTGGAAGGCTTGCTGATGCCGCGTCCATGGTACAGAGGCCGCATCGTGCTGATTGGCGACACCGTCCACGCAACGACGCCGCACATGGCGTCCGGCGCCTGCATCGGCATTGAAGATGCGATCGTGCTGGCGGAAGAATTAGCAAGGGCGGACACAGTGCCGTCGGCGCTGGAAGGCTTTCAGGCGCGACGCTGGGAACGCTGCCGCATGGTTGTCGAGAACTCTGGCCGCCTCGGAGATATTGAAATCGCCGGCGGCGACAAAGAAGAGCATGCGCGCATCATGCGCGAAACGCTGATCGCATTGGCTGCGCCGATTTGA
- a CDS encoding cupin domain-containing protein, with protein sequence MTIKPIRRIVTGHDAQGKAIVIEDGPLPTVVPIEKIPGTMFHEIWSTEGTPAAVHNGPDPTLGPLMLPPPKHGSRIRVVDIPPDSEEYLTHGAARMKEAFAQIGDAAASTVRTDSPHPLMHRTESVDYGVVLEGEMTLVLDDSEVLLHQGDVVVQRGTNHAWANRSGRMCRMLFILIDGEYDPAIRDALASR encoded by the coding sequence ATGACAATCAAGCCGATACGCCGCATCGTCACCGGTCACGATGCGCAAGGCAAGGCCATCGTCATCGAGGACGGTCCGCTGCCGACCGTGGTGCCGATCGAAAAGATTCCCGGCACGATGTTCCATGAAATCTGGTCGACCGAAGGCACGCCTGCAGCCGTGCACAATGGACCGGACCCGACGCTCGGGCCACTGATGCTGCCGCCGCCTAAGCATGGCTCCCGCATCCGCGTGGTCGATATTCCGCCGGATAGCGAAGAATACCTGACCCACGGCGCGGCGCGCATGAAAGAGGCGTTTGCGCAGATCGGCGATGCCGCCGCGTCTACGGTCAGAACGGATTCGCCCCATCCGCTGATGCACCGGACCGAGTCGGTCGATTACGGCGTCGTCCTTGAGGGCGAAATGACGCTGGTGCTCGACGACAGCGAAGTGCTGCTGCATCAGGGCGATGTGGTCGTGCAGCGTGGCACCAATCACGCGTGGGCAAATCGCTCGGGAAGGATGTGCCGGATGCTGTTCATTCTCATCGACGGCGAATATGACCCGGCGATCCGCGACGCGCTGGCGTCACGATAA
- a CDS encoding cyclase family protein: MARSFIDLSIFLENEVLSDPPPLVPKITYQKHSETLPEFMAMIPGTTPEDYPDGEAAAAEWVTMTTHSGTHLDAPYHFHSTMDAKSGEKKPSITIDQVPLEWCFQPGVKLDFRHFPDGYVATAADVEAELQRIGHVLQPFDIVLVNTRAGSRYGHNDYISAGCGMGYEATMYLLERGVRLTGTDAWSWDAPFSYTAKKISETGNKALIWEGHKAGRDIGYCHLEKLHKLESLPGHGFYISCFPHKVRAGSAGWTRAVAIVDDALLALPRA; encoded by the coding sequence ATGGCACGAAGCTTTATCGATCTGTCCATTTTTCTTGAGAACGAAGTGCTGTCTGATCCGCCGCCGCTGGTGCCGAAGATCACTTATCAAAAGCATTCGGAAACACTGCCGGAGTTCATGGCGATGATTCCCGGCACCACGCCGGAAGATTATCCGGATGGCGAAGCCGCTGCCGCCGAATGGGTGACGATGACAACCCATAGCGGCACGCATCTCGATGCGCCTTACCACTTCCATTCGACGATGGATGCGAAGAGTGGCGAAAAGAAGCCGTCGATCACCATCGATCAGGTACCGCTGGAGTGGTGTTTTCAACCGGGCGTGAAACTCGACTTCCGGCATTTTCCCGATGGCTATGTGGCCACCGCCGCCGATGTGGAAGCCGAGCTGCAACGCATCGGCCACGTCCTGCAGCCGTTCGACATCGTGTTGGTCAACACGCGTGCAGGCAGCCGCTATGGACACAATGACTACATTTCCGCCGGCTGCGGCATGGGATATGAAGCGACCATGTATTTGCTGGAACGCGGCGTGCGCCTGACCGGTACCGACGCCTGGAGCTGGGATGCGCCGTTTTCGTACACTGCGAAAAAAATCAGCGAGACCGGCAACAAAGCCCTGATCTGGGAAGGCCACAAGGCGGGTCGCGACATCGGTTATTGCCATCTTGAAAAGCTGCATAAGCTCGAATCCTTGCCCGGTCACGGTTTTTACATCAGTTGCTTTCCGCACAAGGTGAGAGCGGGATCGGCCGGCTGGACCCGCGCGGTGGCGATTGTTGACGATGCGCTGCTGGCGCTGCCGCGCGCCTGA
- a CDS encoding fumarylacetoacetate hydrolase family protein gives MKLATLRSTSPDGRLIVVSRDLRKAVDAAAIAPSLRQAIEQWDLVAPALQALSDRLNTGDASGAFDFDTTACAAPLPRCFQWCDASAFLNHGRLMERAFKTEPIPDFDTIPVMYQGASDDFLGPHDDVPLPDESLGIDFEGEFGVVVDHVEMGASPLAALERVLLLVQINDWSLRALGPREMKSGFGFLQAKPSTSFAPVAITPDELGADWRGGRVRLDLHVQWNDAWFGQPNGGEMNFDFGELIAHAARTRRLGAGTIIGSGTVSNANRAAGSACIAERRVIEMLDQGDIKTAFMRFGDRVRMEARNAEGIAPFGVVDQRVVRAGL, from the coding sequence ATGAAACTCGCCACTCTTCGTTCCACCAGTCCCGACGGCCGCCTGATTGTTGTTTCCCGCGATTTGCGCAAGGCGGTCGATGCCGCCGCCATCGCTCCGTCTCTGCGGCAGGCAATTGAGCAATGGGATCTCGTGGCTCCCGCATTGCAGGCGCTATCTGACCGACTCAATACGGGGGATGCTTCCGGCGCCTTCGACTTCGACACCACCGCCTGCGCTGCGCCCTTGCCGCGCTGCTTTCAGTGGTGCGACGCGTCGGCGTTTCTCAATCACGGCAGGCTGATGGAACGCGCATTCAAGACCGAGCCGATTCCCGACTTCGACACGATACCGGTGATGTACCAGGGTGCGTCGGACGATTTTCTCGGTCCGCATGACGATGTCCCGTTGCCCGATGAAAGCCTGGGCATCGATTTCGAAGGCGAGTTCGGCGTCGTGGTCGACCACGTCGAGATGGGCGCATCTCCGCTTGCCGCACTGGAGAGAGTGCTGCTGCTGGTACAGATCAATGACTGGAGCCTGCGCGCGCTTGGGCCGCGAGAGATGAAATCCGGCTTCGGCTTCCTGCAGGCCAAGCCATCGACCAGCTTTGCGCCTGTCGCGATCACACCTGATGAACTGGGCGCCGACTGGCGCGGCGGGCGCGTGCGGCTGGACTTGCATGTGCAATGGAATGACGCTTGGTTCGGACAGCCCAATGGCGGCGAGATGAATTTCGATTTCGGCGAACTGATCGCGCATGCCGCACGCACACGACGGCTGGGCGCGGGCACCATCATCGGATCGGGGACCGTATCGAATGCAAATAGAGCAGCCGGTTCCGCCTGCATCGCCGAACGTCGGGTGATCGAGATGCTGGATCAGGGCGATATAAAAACCGCCTTCATGCGCTTCGGCGACAGGGTGCGGATGGAAGCCAGAAATGCGGAAGGAATCGCACCTTTCGGCGTGGTGGATCAGCGCGTGGTACGCGCCGGACTATGA
- a CDS encoding MFS transporter, translated as MNETNKSMASFRHAVILLLGSCLPVMATVLIAPILPQIMRHFSATPNADALVPLALTVPALIIGICAPIVGIVIDRAGRKKLLLAGMVLYSVFGTAPLYLDSLAAIIVSRAAVGLTEAIIMTACTSLIADYFSGPLRERYLAQQTMWASVSATLFFGIGGALGEGGWRMPFWMYLAALLLVPVMAAMLWEPKVDHSVKQGVSTEARRRFPLKAVLGICVITFGSALAFYTLPVHLGFVLHAIDVTSPAMIGMATAAGSVATVIGAVSSRRLAMLGVAGCLAIAFGTLGAGFIVVGTAASLAAVVVGAVIHGFGAGLALPTLLTWLMRQLRFEERGRGSGAFTANFFSGQFICPLVVLGLGKLLGGLGPALGGLGWLLAVAAMLAVCTAVFLRPATSLKLPSSH; from the coding sequence ATGAACGAGACGAACAAGTCGATGGCATCCTTCCGGCATGCGGTGATTCTGCTGCTAGGAAGCTGTTTGCCGGTGATGGCGACGGTGCTGATCGCCCCCATATTGCCGCAGATCATGCGGCATTTTTCCGCCACGCCGAATGCGGATGCGCTGGTGCCGCTGGCACTCACCGTGCCGGCCCTCATCATCGGAATTTGTGCGCCGATCGTCGGCATCGTCATCGATCGTGCCGGGCGCAAGAAGCTTTTGCTCGCAGGCATGGTGCTGTATTCGGTGTTCGGTACCGCGCCGCTCTATCTCGATTCGCTTGCGGCCATCATCGTCAGCCGTGCGGCGGTCGGATTGACCGAAGCCATCATCATGACGGCTTGCACCTCGCTCATTGCCGACTATTTTTCCGGGCCTCTGCGCGAGCGTTATCTCGCGCAGCAGACCATGTGGGCCTCGGTATCGGCCACACTGTTCTTCGGCATCGGCGGCGCGCTTGGCGAAGGCGGCTGGCGGATGCCGTTCTGGATGTATCTCGCCGCTCTGCTGCTGGTGCCGGTAATGGCCGCAATGCTGTGGGAACCGAAGGTGGACCACTCGGTAAAGCAGGGGGTCTCGACAGAAGCGCGTCGTCGCTTTCCGCTGAAGGCGGTATTGGGCATTTGCGTGATTACCTTCGGCAGCGCGCTGGCCTTCTATACCTTGCCGGTGCATCTGGGCTTTGTTCTGCATGCGATCGATGTCACATCGCCGGCAATGATCGGCATGGCGACTGCCGCCGGCAGCGTGGCGACCGTCATTGGCGCGGTATCGTCCCGTCGTCTCGCGATGCTGGGTGTCGCGGGCTGCCTCGCCATCGCCTTCGGAACGCTCGGCGCCGGATTCATCGTGGTCGGCACCGCGGCATCGCTTGCGGCGGTCGTCGTCGGCGCGGTAATCCATGGTTTCGGTGCCGGACTGGCCCTGCCGACGCTGCTGACCTGGCTGATGCGCCAGCTGCGTTTCGAGGAACGAGGCCGGGGTTCAGGTGCGTTTACCGCAAACTTCTTTTCCGGGCAGTTCATTTGTCCGCTGGTGGTGCTCGGCTTGGGCAAACTGCTGGGTGGACTTGGACCGGCGCTCGGCGGCCTGGGATGGTTGCTTGCGGTGGCGGCCATGCTGGCGGTGTGCACGGCGGTTTTCCTGCGCCCGGCGACTTCGCTGAAATTGCCTTCTTCGCATTGA
- a CDS encoding NAD-dependent epimerase/dehydratase family protein, translating to MHIVITGAGGFVGSALGKRLLSVGMLADTPISRLTLIDRNFSSQADDSRVRLLSGDFGQQGLLDAMSETPVDVVFHLASVPGAQAERDFRLGYEVNLIGTLALFEHIAKQRGDCAPRVVFASSIAVYGSALPAVIDRDTRAHPALSYGAHKLVGEIVLADLSRRGMVDGLSLRLPGIVARPGASAGHGSAFMSDIMHAAAAGSPYSCPVSADATSWWMSLPCCVDNLLHAAQIDTSSLSADRAYALPVLWLTLRQVIDALGRRFGNGNIVSIEHVPNEAIENLFGCQPPLRLPEVEALGFRHDGDADRLVLRALQETG from the coding sequence ATGCATATCGTGATTACCGGCGCCGGCGGCTTCGTCGGCTCTGCCCTCGGCAAGCGCCTGCTCTCGGTGGGTATGCTTGCCGATACCCCCATCTCGCGGCTGACATTGATTGACCGGAATTTCTCGTCGCAAGCGGACGACAGTCGTGTACGTCTTCTGTCCGGGGATTTCGGACAACAGGGTTTGCTGGACGCGATGAGTGAAACGCCCGTAGACGTGGTGTTTCATCTGGCAAGCGTGCCGGGCGCACAGGCCGAACGCGATTTTCGGCTTGGCTACGAAGTCAATCTCATAGGAACGCTCGCGCTATTCGAACATATCGCGAAACAGAGGGGCGATTGTGCGCCGCGCGTGGTATTTGCCAGCAGCATCGCGGTCTATGGCAGCGCATTGCCCGCCGTGATTGACCGCGATACCAGAGCACATCCTGCGCTGAGCTATGGGGCACACAAGCTCGTGGGCGAGATTGTGCTGGCCGATCTGTCGCGCCGTGGCATGGTTGATGGCCTGTCCCTGCGTCTGCCCGGTATCGTGGCGCGCCCCGGTGCGTCGGCGGGCCATGGCTCGGCCTTCATGAGCGACATCATGCACGCTGCCGCAGCAGGCAGCCCCTATTCCTGTCCGGTATCGGCCGATGCGACATCGTGGTGGATGTCATTGCCATGCTGCGTTGACAATCTGCTCCATGCCGCGCAAATCGACACCAGCAGCCTATCAGCCGACCGCGCTTATGCGTTGCCGGTCTTGTGGCTGACGCTGCGGCAGGTCATCGACGCGCTCGGCCGCCGTTTCGGTAATGGCAACATTGTCTCCATCGAGCATGTGCCTAACGAGGCGATTGAGAACTTGTTCGGGTGCCAGCCGCCGTTGCGACTGCCGGAAGTCGAGGCTCTTGGCTTCCGCCATGACGGCGATGCGGATCGATTGGTGTTGCGGGCATTGCAGGAAACTGGCTGA